The genomic interval GCGTGAAATACGACTCGTACTCCGCACCGAACGCTTCCCTCAGCCCGGTATAGTGATAGCGGTCGCCGCCGGCCGAGCCGCGCGCGGGAACTCCCGTCAGGTTGAACGCCACCAGCGCGTCGGCCCGAGGCGCGTTCAACACGGGCGCGCTCTCGGAGATGATGTCGGCGTTCGACCAGTACAGATCGCCCAGCCTTTTTTCCAACGAACCGTCCATCGCGCCTACTTATATTGGTTAATCAGCCAGTCGTAGCCCTGATCCTCGAGTTTCAGGGCCAGTTCCTTGCCGGCCGAGTGAATGATCCGTCCGTCGTAAAGCACATGAACGACATCGGGCACGATATAATCCAGCAGGCGCTGGTAGTGCGTGATGACGATCGTCGCGTTATCGGGACGCTTGAGCTTGGCCACGCCGGTGGCCACGATCCGCAGCGCATCGATATCGAGGCCGCTGTCGGTCTCGTCGAGCACGGCGAGCTTCGGCTCGAGCATCGCCATCTGGAAAATCTCGTTCTTCTTTTTCTCGCCGCCCGAGAACCCTTCGTTCACGGCCCGGCCAGTCAGCTTGCTGTCGAGTTCGACGACGGCGGCCCGCTCGCGCATCATCCGCAGGAATTCGGCCGACGTAAGCGGCTCGAGCCCCTGATACTTGCGCTTCTCGTTAACGGCGTACTTCATGAAGTTGGCCATGCTGACGCCGGGAATCTCGACCGGATACTGAAAGCCGAGGAACAGCCCGGCGCGGGCCCTCTCCTCGACCGGCATGCCGAGCAGATCGCGCCCCTCGAAAAGAACCTCGCCCTCGGTCACCTCGAAGCGCTCGTTGCCCGCCAGCACCGAGGCCAGCGTGCTCTTGCCCGAGCCGTTCGGCCCCATGATCGCATGGACCTCGCCGGCACGAACCGTCAGATCGATTCCCTTCAATATCTCCTTGCCGTCGACAGCGGCATGCAGATTTTTCACTTCCAACATAGCATCTATCTCATGCGGCCTGCACGACCTGCGCTTGCGCGTAAGCCGGAGGCCCGTTAATTCTCTTCCCGAGCGACGAATACGCCCTGTCGTCCCGCCCGTCCATACCGCGAAATCCGGTAAATTTCCCCGGTCGGAACGCTATTTTTCACACAACTCCGCACGACTGCGGACCCGACGGCCCGGCTCCATGCGCGAGGCCCTACCCGACGCTACCTTCCAGACTGATCGACAACAGCTTCTGAGCCTCGACGGCAAATTCCATCGGCAGCTTGTTGAGCACCTCCTTCGCATAGCCGTTGACGATCAGCCCGACGGCATCCTCGGTCGAAAGCCCTCGCTGATTGCAATAAAAGAGCTGATCCTCCCCGATCTTCGACGTGGTCGCCTCGTGCTCGACAACGGCCGAGCGGTTGCCCACCTCGATATAGGGAAACGTGTGCGCCCCGCACCGGTCGCCGATAAGCAGCGAGTCGCACTGCGAGTAGTTGCGCGCCCCCTCGGCCTTCGGCGACACCTTGACCAGTCCCCGGTAGCTGTTCTGGCTGACGCCGGCCGAAATACCCTTGCTGACGATCCGGCTGCGCGTATCGCGGCCCAGATGAATCATCTTCGTCCCCGTATCGGCCTGCTGATGGTTATTCGTCACGGCTACCGAATAGAACTCCCCGACCGAGCGGTCGCCCGCGAGAATACAGCTCGGATACTTCCACGTCAGCGCCGAACCGGTCTCGATCTGCGTCCACGACAGCCGCGCGTTCTCGCCCCGGCAGATTCCCCGCTTGGTGACGAAGTTGTAGATCCCCCCGTTGCCGTCCTTATCGCCCGGATACCAGTTCTGAACGGTCGAGTATTTCACCTCGGCATCCTTCATCACGACGATCTCGACGACGGCGGCATGCAGCTGGTTCTCGTCGCGCATCGGAGCCGTGCACCCCTCCATGTAGCTGACATAGGCGCCTTCGTCGGCAACGATCAGCGTACGCTCGAACTGGCCCGTCCCGGCCGCATTGATCCGGAAATAAGTGCTCAGCTCCATCGGGCAGTGCACCCCCTTGGGAATATAGCAAAACGACCCGTCCGAGAAAACGGCCGCGTTCAGCGCCGCGAAAAAGTTATCGGTATAGGGTACTACGCTGCCCATGTATCGGCGCACTAGATCGGGGTGCTCCCTCAGCGCCTCGGAGAACGAGCAGAAAACGATCCCCTTCTCGGCCAGCGTATCGCGAAACGTGGTCTTCACCGAAACGGAGTCCATGACCGCATCGACGGCCACGCCTGAAAGCAGCATCTGCTCCTCGAGCGGCACGCCGAGCTTGTCGAACGTCGCCTTCAGCTCCGGATCGACCTCGTCCATGCTCGCCAGCCGAGGCTTCTTTTTCGGAGCGGCATAGTAGCTGATGTCCTGAAAGTCGATCTCCGGAAGATCCAGATGCGGCCAACGCGGCATGGTAAGCGTCAGCCAGTGACGGTAAGCCT from Alistipes ihumii AP11 carries:
- the sufC gene encoding Fe-S cluster assembly ATPase SufC encodes the protein MLEVKNLHAAVDGKEILKGIDLTVRAGEVHAIMGPNGSGKSTLASVLAGNERFEVTEGEVLFEGRDLLGMPVEERARAGLFLGFQYPVEIPGVSMANFMKYAVNEKRKYQGLEPLTSAEFLRMMRERAAVVELDSKLTGRAVNEGFSGGEKKKNEIFQMAMLEPKLAVLDETDSGLDIDALRIVATGVAKLKRPDNATIVITHYQRLLDYIVPDVVHVLYDGRIIHSAGKELALKLEDQGYDWLINQYK
- the sufB gene encoding Fe-S cluster assembly protein SufB, with the protein product MERKDDILDEVTSGEYKYGFVTDIDTETFPKGLSEEVVRRISRIKGEPGWMTDYRLKAYRHWLTLTMPRWPHLDLPEIDFQDISYYAAPKKKPRLASMDEVDPELKATFDKLGVPLEEQMLLSGVAVDAVMDSVSVKTTFRDTLAEKGIVFCSFSEALREHPDLVRRYMGSVVPYTDNFFAALNAAVFSDGSFCYIPKGVHCPMELSTYFRINAAGTGQFERTLIVADEGAYVSYMEGCTAPMRDENQLHAAVVEIVVMKDAEVKYSTVQNWYPGDKDGNGGIYNFVTKRGICRGENARLSWTQIETGSALTWKYPSCILAGDRSVGEFYSVAVTNNHQQADTGTKMIHLGRDTRSRIVSKGISAGVSQNSYRGLVKVSPKAEGARNYSQCDSLLIGDRCGAHTFPYIEVGNRSAVVEHEATTSKIGEDQLFYCNQRGLSTEDAVGLIVNGYAKEVLNKLPMEFAVEAQKLLSISLEGSVG